A single region of the Sphaeramia orbicularis chromosome 6, fSphaOr1.1, whole genome shotgun sequence genome encodes:
- the kcnc1b gene encoding potassium voltage-gated channel subfamily C member 1b isoform X2: MGLSDDKDRIVINVGGIRHQTYRSTLRTLPGTRLSWLAEPDAPNHFDYDAKIEEFFFDRHPGVFAHILNYYRTGKLHCPADVCGPLYEEELAFWGIDETDVEPCCWMTYRQHREAEEALDSFGGGGLLDLGSEDPEPEVEHAEDDDEMTRRLAQGDCPDTRSGSLWSRWQRHVWALFEDPYSSKYARWVALASLFFILVSITTFCLETHEAFNPIINRTETELVDNITVEHTYQETETAAYLTYIEGVCVIWFTFEFLMRITFCPNKFDFIRNALNIIDFVAILPFYLEVGLSGLSSKAAKDVLGFLRVVRFVRILRIFKLTRHFVGLRVLGHTLRASTNEFLLLIIFLALGVLIFATMIYYAERIGANPNDPRASEHTHFKNIPIGFWWAVVTMTTLGYGDMYPQTTSGMLVGALCALAGVLTIAMPVPVIVNNFGMYYSLAMAKQKLPKKKNRHIPRAPQPGSPNFCKSSIISSQHQSPVPHDDVFEIKFQDSKLNGEAANAALANEDCPHIDQAISPEEIFSPSERERPCFLVTTAERPNHTGGRVRRETQRQHRSRQPTESVCVMNHGVPTTMCMTHNGPSPT, from the exons ATGGGCCTGAGCGACGACAAGGATCGCATTGTGATAAACGTGGGAGGGATCAGACATCAGACATACCGCAGCACCCTGCGCACCCTACCTGGCACTCGCTTGTCCTGGCTGGCCGAGCCTGATGCACCCAACCACTTTGACTATGATGCCAAGATCGAGGAATTTTTCTTCGACCGCCACCCTGGCGTTTTTGCACATATCCTTAATTACTACAGGACAGGTAAACTGCACTGCCCTGCTGATGTCTGCGGGCCCCTCTATGAGGAGGAACTGGCCTTCTGGGGCATTGATGAGACAGACGTGGAGCCATGCTGCTGGATGACCTATCGTCAGCACCGGGAGGCAGAGGAGGCCCTTGATAGTTTCGGCGGGgggggtctgttggacctggggaGCGAGGATCCTGAGCCAGAGGTGGAGCAtgctgaggatgatgatgaaatgACACGAAGGCTGGCACAGGGAGACTGTCCTGACACCAGGAGTGGAAGCTTGTGGAGCAGGTGGCAAAGGCATGTTTGGGCTCTGTTTGAGGACCCTTATTCCTCTAAATATGCAAGG TGGGTGGCTCTTGCCTCGCTGTTCTTTATTCTGGTGTCCATCACCACCTTCTGTCTGGAGACCCATGAGGCCTTCAACCCCATTATCAACCGCACTGAGACGGAGCTGGTGGACAACATCACAGTGGAGCACACCTACCAAGAGACTGAGACTGCGGCCTACCTCACCTATATCGAAGGCGTTTGTGTGATCTGGTTCACTTTTGAATTTCTAATGCGAATAACTTTCTGTCCAAATAAATTTGACTTCATTCGGAACGCCCTGAACATCATCGATTTTGTGGCCATCCTGCCCTTCTACCTGGAGGTGGGCCTCAGCGGGCTCTCCTCAAAGGCAGCTAAGGATGTGCTGGGTTTCCTGAGAGTGGTCCGCTTTGTGCGGATCCTGCGTATCTTCAAGCTGACCCGTCACTTTGTGGGACTGAGGGTGCTGGGCCACACATTGAGGGCCAGCACAAATGAGTTCCTGCTCCTCATCATCTTCCTCGCTCTCGGTGTCCTCATCTTTGCCACTATGATCTACTACGCTGAACGGATTGGAGCTAACCCTAACGACCCTCGAGCCAGTGAGCACACACACTTCAAGAACATCCCGATTGGATTCTGGTGGGCTGTGGTGACGATGACGACTCTCGGCTATGGAGACATGTACCCTCAGACAACTTCTGGTATGCTGGTTGGAGCCCTGTGCGCCCTGGCAGGTGTGCTGACCATCGCCATGCCTGTCCCTGTGATTGTCAACAACTTTGGAATGTATTACTCCCTGGCCATGGCAAAACAGAAActaccaaagaaaaaaaataggcaTATCCCACGAGCACCGCAGCCAGGCTCTCCAAACTTCTGTAAGTCAAGCATCATCAGCTCACAACATCAGAGCCCTGTTCCCCATGACGACGTTTTCGAGATAAAGTTTCAAG ATTCCAAACTGAACGGCGAGGCAGCTAATGCGGCTCTGGCAAACGAAGATTGTCCTCATATAGACCAGGCCATATCTCCAGAGGAAATCTTCAGCCCCAGCGAGAGAGAGCGGCCCTGCTTCCTGGTCACCACTGCTGAACGCCCCAACCACACAGGGGGCAGAGTGAGGAGGG AGACCCAGCGACAACACCGGAGCAGACAACCAACAGAATCAGTTTGTGTTATGAACCATGGTGTACCAACCACTATGTGTATGACCCATAATGGCCCATCACCCACCTGA
- the kcnc1b gene encoding potassium voltage-gated channel subfamily C member 1b isoform X1 — MGLSDDKDRIVINVGGIRHQTYRSTLRTLPGTRLSWLAEPDAPNHFDYDAKIEEFFFDRHPGVFAHILNYYRTGKLHCPADVCGPLYEEELAFWGIDETDVEPCCWMTYRQHREAEEALDSFGGGGLLDLGSEDPEPEVEHAEDDDEMTRRLAQGDCPDTRSGSLWSRWQRHVWALFEDPYSSKYARWVALASLFFILVSITTFCLETHEAFNPIINRTETELVDNITVEHTYQETETAAYLTYIEGVCVIWFTFEFLMRITFCPNKFDFIRNALNIIDFVAILPFYLEVGLSGLSSKAAKDVLGFLRVVRFVRILRIFKLTRHFVGLRVLGHTLRASTNEFLLLIIFLALGVLIFATMIYYAERIGANPNDPRASEHTHFKNIPIGFWWAVVTMTTLGYGDMYPQTTSGMLVGALCALAGVLTIAMPVPVIVNNFGMYYSLAMAKQKLPKKKNRHIPRAPQPGSPNFCKSSIISSQHQSPVPHDDVFEIKFQDSKLNGEAANAALANEDCPHIDQAISPEEIFSPSERERPCFLVTTAERPNHTGGRVRRGYEKPWSLNSMSGMSGDASGVSSVSALPCSPPCLMQHSHSPIPSIM; from the exons ATGGGCCTGAGCGACGACAAGGATCGCATTGTGATAAACGTGGGAGGGATCAGACATCAGACATACCGCAGCACCCTGCGCACCCTACCTGGCACTCGCTTGTCCTGGCTGGCCGAGCCTGATGCACCCAACCACTTTGACTATGATGCCAAGATCGAGGAATTTTTCTTCGACCGCCACCCTGGCGTTTTTGCACATATCCTTAATTACTACAGGACAGGTAAACTGCACTGCCCTGCTGATGTCTGCGGGCCCCTCTATGAGGAGGAACTGGCCTTCTGGGGCATTGATGAGACAGACGTGGAGCCATGCTGCTGGATGACCTATCGTCAGCACCGGGAGGCAGAGGAGGCCCTTGATAGTTTCGGCGGGgggggtctgttggacctggggaGCGAGGATCCTGAGCCAGAGGTGGAGCAtgctgaggatgatgatgaaatgACACGAAGGCTGGCACAGGGAGACTGTCCTGACACCAGGAGTGGAAGCTTGTGGAGCAGGTGGCAAAGGCATGTTTGGGCTCTGTTTGAGGACCCTTATTCCTCTAAATATGCAAGG TGGGTGGCTCTTGCCTCGCTGTTCTTTATTCTGGTGTCCATCACCACCTTCTGTCTGGAGACCCATGAGGCCTTCAACCCCATTATCAACCGCACTGAGACGGAGCTGGTGGACAACATCACAGTGGAGCACACCTACCAAGAGACTGAGACTGCGGCCTACCTCACCTATATCGAAGGCGTTTGTGTGATCTGGTTCACTTTTGAATTTCTAATGCGAATAACTTTCTGTCCAAATAAATTTGACTTCATTCGGAACGCCCTGAACATCATCGATTTTGTGGCCATCCTGCCCTTCTACCTGGAGGTGGGCCTCAGCGGGCTCTCCTCAAAGGCAGCTAAGGATGTGCTGGGTTTCCTGAGAGTGGTCCGCTTTGTGCGGATCCTGCGTATCTTCAAGCTGACCCGTCACTTTGTGGGACTGAGGGTGCTGGGCCACACATTGAGGGCCAGCACAAATGAGTTCCTGCTCCTCATCATCTTCCTCGCTCTCGGTGTCCTCATCTTTGCCACTATGATCTACTACGCTGAACGGATTGGAGCTAACCCTAACGACCCTCGAGCCAGTGAGCACACACACTTCAAGAACATCCCGATTGGATTCTGGTGGGCTGTGGTGACGATGACGACTCTCGGCTATGGAGACATGTACCCTCAGACAACTTCTGGTATGCTGGTTGGAGCCCTGTGCGCCCTGGCAGGTGTGCTGACCATCGCCATGCCTGTCCCTGTGATTGTCAACAACTTTGGAATGTATTACTCCCTGGCCATGGCAAAACAGAAActaccaaagaaaaaaaataggcaTATCCCACGAGCACCGCAGCCAGGCTCTCCAAACTTCTGTAAGTCAAGCATCATCAGCTCACAACATCAGAGCCCTGTTCCCCATGACGACGTTTTCGAGATAAAGTTTCAAG ATTCCAAACTGAACGGCGAGGCAGCTAATGCGGCTCTGGCAAACGAAGATTGTCCTCATATAGACCAGGCCATATCTCCAGAGGAAATCTTCAGCCCCAGCGAGAGAGAGCGGCCCTGCTTCCTGGTCACCACTGCTGAACGCCCCAACCACACAGGGGGCAGAGTGAGGAGGG GTTATGAAAAGCCTTGGAGCCTTAACAGCATGTCTGGCATGAGCGGGGATGCCTCTGGAGTGTCCTCAGTGTCCGCCCTGCCCTGCAGCCCACCCTGTCTAATGCAGCACTCACATTCTCCCATCCCATCCATTATGTAG